Part of the Zingiber officinale cultivar Zhangliang chromosome 8A, Zo_v1.1, whole genome shotgun sequence genome, AGCAGTTTCTCCGACGATGCTTCTATGGCTCCGAGCTTCTCCTCTGCAAAGTGAGCTGATCTCGATAACTCGTTCACCAGCCGCTCCGTCTCATGCTTGAATGCATCAGTCCTGAGAAAGAAAACAGGGAAGAACTTGACGCAAAGCCTGATCTTAAAGTAGGCAAAATCTCATCTTGCTTCAAAAACTTACTGCAATTGGTGGCAGATGGAATTGGTCTCCAGGAAGAACTCGAGATAGATTTTGTGCTCCAAATCGTCCAATTTCTTGAGGCATTTCACCATTGCCGCCCCTTCGCCGCACGAAGGAAGAGCTGACCTACCCGAATCAATCTGGAAGCAATCGCTCAGCTTCCACGCCAATCTCGACTGCTTCTCCTTGTCGGATACGATCTCTCCGCAGCTGGAGAAGAGGCTTCGGTACGCGTTGTGCCAGCAAGTGTTCGGGCCGGCGAGCTTCCTCCTCGCGTCCTCCACCAACTTCACCCCTCGCCGGTCGTCGAAATTTTCCACGGAGAACTGCGCGGCCACTCCCATGACGGGCTCGCTCGGCGCGCCTTGCTGTGCGGAGGACGGAGCGGAGAAGGGCCAAGGAAGGCCATGGCTCCCGAAGCATAGACACAGGAAGAGAAGCCATGACAAGGAGTGCATCATCAACCTCTATCAGAATTTTAGTCCGTGAAAGAAACAATCGATCGAAATTTTCAAGAACAGAGAGACAAAAGAGGAAGAACAATCAATGCGTGTTCTACCTACAAATATCGCGACCATAAATTGCGTTTAATATGGGTTTTAATTCTTGAAAACATGCTTCTTTCGTGAAACTCTTATAGTAGAAGATCATATCAGGACAATCAAGAGAGCAAGCTGTTCCATGAACTGTGATAAAATCTTAGGCCGGCAATAGGAGACAGAAACCAACCAATCATGCTCTAAATTGAAGCAGGTAAGTTTTGAAATCTTAATACTGCGGTGGAAGAAGCAAGCTTGCAGAGGAAGAGACAAACCTGCGCAAACTTGGAGAGGAAGGAAAAAACAGAGAAGCTTTTTTCGTCTTGGCTTGGAGTTGATGCGCGGAAGGGAAAGCGACCTGTTATGGCGTTTAAGGAGTCGGTTTATCTTCGAGGAGGCACGTCCAGTTGCAATGAAGAGGGGCGTCTATTTATGGGGAAGAAATTAACGAAAGCCAGATTTGATTGAGACAATTTAGGAAACAAATAATTGTAACAAGAAAAATAGTAATAAATTTATACAAATatatattatgaaaaaaaaatcccaagtgGCGGCTGCCCATGGACGGTGGGCTCCCTCTCCGCTCTGGCCGCTGACGGTGGCGGAccagaggacgacgacgatgtCCTGGGATTTACGTGGGAAGCCGCGGAATTTCCGGCCGCGCCGGCGGCCGTCGAGGAGGAGTTATCTTAtcataaaaaattttctaaacgaTAAAAAAAATAGGTCAATAAATTTCGGCCGGCGCCGGCGGAATTTCCGGCCGCCGCCGGCGTCCGCCGGGCAGAGTTGTCTCCCCTGCACCCTCGGCGACGGTGGGGGCATGGAATACATTTCGCCAGGTCTGCCACTCGGGGTAGCAGCACCAGCGTAGTGCTGCTAATTACCTCCGGCGCAGGGGAGACAACTCTGCCCGGCGACACTGCTGTATCAGTAACTTGAGGTGGCACAATTGGGGGCCATGGTGGCGTAAGGTGTCGATTGATTCGCCCCGGTGAAAATGAGCTATGTTCGTCAGAAACCATTGACGATAATGTGATGAAGAAGCCGAGGGGTACTCATCAATACTCTTCGCCGCGTCATTTACTCTCAGACCGACGCTTTCTTCGTGGTCCTTGTCCCCTGCCCAGTGGCCGGAGCCAGATCAGCCTCCGTTGAACCCACATCGCAATAAAGCATCAAAGTCTGGTTGTCTACTCTGCTTGCTGCCGGCACCGCTGCCGTTTCCCTAAATGTACATAATCGTttttgatccggcgataagaatgggggacccatagatggggtcccgtccgaacggagccagagattacccagctaAAGGTTtgagtttccgacgccaaagcagaagaaccggagccgagtggccgagcggaggtgtccgctcggccgaggacagaatggccgagcggaggggtccgctcggccggaatcgtggcgagggaacagtggttagccgagcggataggccgctcggctcgggatatgatatgtcagcaaaggcatgatgattagactgtacgcaagatgacactattaaaagtcccaccatcacgtcacggacaggttgatacagtgacagtatggtcttatggatgcccttctgacaggcccacacctagacATGGTCGAACGCAGGTGATCGTTTCGATTGGTgagcccaggctccttcgagaggtctatataaggcctccatttcttcaaccggaggtacgcaaGTCTCCATTTTCTGAGCCGTTTTCTTATtccctcgcctaacttgagcgtcggagggccgtcgccgggacacccctccccccccggctcggttttgttgcaagtTCGCtagagcactcgaggatccagcagggagcgccacatccccagcgtccattgagcctggttcggacaggatcaaattggcgccgtctgtgggaacacgcCTGTATCCGAGCGGGATAGATGAACGAAGCTGGACGAACTCACCGTGACGCTCTCCCAGgagaaactcgacgctctaattgaggcaagagcagctaagctcgtggagcaacagaaacagaaggctcaaGCTGAGCGGATATCTGAGCGGCCCAGGAGGAACGACCGAAGAAGCATTAGaaatgggggcaaaataaggATCCGACCAGCACTCAAGTGGGAGTAACTCCTGCCCCGATATCGGTCCGACGAGGAAGCCATGATGAGTTTCgacaagtatatatattcttcatcactccacgggtattcgggagtcgagaaattggGTCAGAGCCCTCGCTGGTCCGCAGGTCAGTTCTTTAGTTATCCTCTTTCCGTTGTAAGATTTATTATAGTTCCTCGAGCTAaaagccccgtgccgctcggccgggagtatattagccgagcccagagctcgatgggaagcccgtgccgctcggccgggagtataaacCAAGCCAAGTGCTCGATGGGatgcccgtgccgctcggccgggagtatattagccgagccccgagctcgatgggaagtccgtgccgctcggccgggagtataaacCGAGcaaagagctcgatgggaagcctgtGCCACTCGGCCGGGAGTCTAAGCCGAGCCcctagctcgatgggaagaccccgtgccgctcggccgggagtgtataaaccgagccaagagctcgacaGGAAGCCCGTGCCGCACGGCCaggagtatattagccgagccccgagctcgatgggaagcccgtgccgctcggccgggagtataaaccgagccccgagctcaatgggaagaccccgtgccgctcggccgggagtgtataaaccgagccaagagctcggTGGGAAGCCCATGCCGCTCGGCCAAGAgtataaaccgagccaagagctcgatgggaagcccgtgccgctcggccgggagtataaaccgagccccgagctcgatgggaagaccccgtgccgctcggccgggagtgtataaaccgagccaagagctcggtgggaagcccgtgccgctcgacCGGGAGTATaaaccgagccccgagctcgatgggaagaccccgtgccgcttgGCCGGGAGAgtataaaccgagccaagagctcgatgggaagcccgtgccgctcggccgggagtatatcagccgagccccgagctcgatgggaagaccccgtgccgctcggccgggagtatatcagccgagccccgagctcgatgggaagaccccgtgccgctcggccgggagtgtataaaccgagccaagagctcggTGGGAAGCTCGTGCCGCTCGGCCAAGAgtataaaccgagccaagagctcgatgggaagcccgtgccgctcggccgggagtataaaccgagccccgagctcgatgggaagaccccgtgccgctcggccgggagtgtataaaccgagccaagagctcggtgggaagcccgtgccgctcggccgggagtataaaccgagccccgagctcgatgggaagaccccgtgccgcttgGCCGGGAGAGTATAAACCGAgtcaagagctcgatgggaagcccgtgccgctcggccgggagtataagcCGAGCCCTGAGCTCGATGGGAAAACCCCGTGCCGCTTGGCCGGGAGAGTATAAACCGAgtcaagagctcgatgggaagcccgtgccgctcggccgggagtataagccgagccccgagctcgatgggaagaccccgtgccgctcggccgggagtgtataaaccgagccaagagctcgatgggaagcccgtgccgctcggccgggagtaaattatccgagccaaacgctcgagtatcgaaggccccgtaccgttcggacggaggtatattagccgagccaaagactcgaggatcgaaggccctgGACCGtgcggccggaggtaaattatccgagccaaacgctcgagtgtcgaaggccccgtaccattcggacggaggtatattagccgagccaaaggctcgaggatcgaaggcctcggaccgttcggccggaggtaaattattcgaACAAAatgctcgaggatcgaaggccccggaccgttcggccggaggtaaattatccgagccaaacgctcgagtatcgaaggccccgtaccgttcggctggaggtaaattatcccagccaaacgctcgagtatcgaaggcccagtaccgttcggacggaggtatattagccgagccaaaggctcgaggatcggaggccccgtaccgttcggacggaggtatattagccgagccaaaggctcgaggatcgaaggccccgtaccgttcggacggaggtataatagccgagccaaaggctcgaggatcgaaggccccggaccgttcggccggaggtaaattagccaagccaaacgctcgagtatcgaaggccccggaccgttcgaccggaggtaaattatctgagccaaacgctcgagtatcgaaggccccgtaccattcggacggaggtatattagccgagccaaaaggctcgaggatcgaaggtcccgagccgttcggccggaggtaaattattcgagCAAAATGTTCAAGGACGAAGGcccaagccgttcggccgggcgtgcgATATCCTTGCATCGGAATAAAAAaaccgaaggccccgtgccgctcggccggaggtaaattatcggagccaagcgctcgacgacgaaggccccgagctgctcagccggagctATATTGTACGAGCCtaaggctcaattccgaagaccctgtgccgttcggccaggtaaacaTTGTCCAAATTAGgcaatatccgcgccgtcgagctccgacgttaaaaatcgagagccgcgccgaccggctataaatatccgcgccgacgagctccgtcgttaaagatcgagagccgagccggcgtctataaatccccgagcggaagaccgacgagctccgtcgttaaaaatcgagagccgcgccgaccggctataaatatccgcgccgacgagctccgtcgttaaagatcgagagccgcgccgaccggctataaatatccgcgccgtcgagctccgacgttaaaaatcgagagacgagccggcgtctataaatccccgagcggaagaccgacgagctccgtcgttaaagatcgagagccgcgccgaccggctataaatatccgcgccgacgagctccgtcgttaaagatcgagagccgcgccgaccggctataaatatccgcgccgacgagctccaccgttaaagatcgagagtcgcgccgaccggctataaatacacgcgccgtcgagctccgacgttaaaaatcgagagacgagccggcgtctataaatccccgagcggaagaccgacgagctccgtcgttaaagatcgagagtcgttatccgcgccgacgagctcatcatctagccgttcatttcaaaacaaaggacgtcccatcgtacggagcgtcaccgccactagagacgagccacgtggcgctctgtcaccaagcgcaattaacgcgctcataccgcgcatgcttcggcttaatgaaaaagacttgcgcgattttcaagaggatttagacaagcaaacatccacgttgggcgccaaggcatacaaagtgaagagccgagcggataaatttggcatgagggccgaacggctcaagggatatcagcagcagcgataaggcgacgaccgcccgctcggacacacagtccagtcagtcagactcactgcctccttcgactagacttgaaggggaggcaagtgatccagcggtaagaatgggggacccacagatggggtcccgtccgagcggagccagagattacccagtcaaaggtttgggtttccgacgccaaagcagaagaaccggagccgagtggccgagcggaggtgttcgctcggccgaggacagaatggccgagcggaggggtccgctcggccggaatcgtgacgagggaacagtggttagccgagcggcctattcgctcggctcgggatatgatatgtcagcaaaggcatgatgattagactgtacgcaagatgacactattaaaggccccaccatcacgtcacggacaggttgatacagtagcagtatggtcttatggatgcccttttgacaggcccacacctaggcatggtcgaacgcaggtgatcgcttcgattggtgagCCCAGGCTcgttcgagaggtctatataagacctctatttcttcaaccggaggtacgcaaGTCTCCATTTTCTGAGCCGCTTTCTTATtccctcgcctaacttgagcgtcggagggccgtcgccgggacaccccccccctcccccggctcggttttgttgcaggttcgccggagcactcgaggatccaacagagagcgtcacgtccccagcgtccattgagcctggttcggacaggatcagttttGTTGTTTGAACAACCTTCCAATTTATTTATTGTACAATGGTCCTAACTAACAATATTTAACATGATAAACACGATCAGCATCCCGTTACACTAAATGTAGTCAGAAATCCAACAAGAAATGTTTCAACTTGGAGTTCGTGATTCTGTAAATTGTTCGTGTACAGCAAATATACATGAGTTTTGAGTGCAGTAAATATTTACCAAAACTATACTAGTTGCAGAGACAGCCAAAGCCTTTTTTTTTCTCCAGAAAATTACACTTCATTTAGATCTTGTGGGAAGCATTCTCCAACTTATTCGTCGTATGGGTGGCGTCATTTTGGAGCTGCAGAGTATTTAGAAAAAGCAACAATGAAAAAAAAGAGTTAAATAATTTGCTACATAATTTATAGGCATACAAACTATATGGAATTCATTGCTACTATCCATTATCATTCAAATATCATCCATGCAGCATGATCTAAATGGACTCCATTCGAAGTCACAAGGCATGTAATACTGATATGAAATTAAATTAGATCattgtacttaacaaataaatcATACACATTGCAGGCATACACTGTCTCACATCAGCCAACCAATTATTCTCTATGCCTTAAATATCCTCACCCAGAAATCTCCTAAGTAACATGGTTGCATCAGAGGTTCCCTAGAGAAGAATAAGTGCTCGGTTGGAATAAAGGTACAACTATAGGTGACAAAGATTAGCAAAAACCATCAAGAGGAAACGGGGGGAAATGAATAAAAATTTTCAGGCATCAAATATAGAGTAAAGGCAAATCACAGAGATATATTGTCCGAAAAATTCAATACAGAAGAGGCTCTGATTTTCAATGAAACCAAATGTTGCTGTTTATATCACTTTACAAATTTATAGTAAGGTATAAGGTAACTGATAAAGTGAAAATTTACACAAGTTGAAAGTGTTGGAGAATACTTGGCACGTTGGATTGGTGAAAAATGATCTATTTCACGGATCTTCAGGGTGAAAATTCATCAGACTTGGGATAGGTAAGATTGACACTTGAAAAGTGTTTTCAGAATTTCAACTTCATAGGGTCCAGGAATATTGGCAAAACAGATGATATACAAGAAATACTTTTCTTTGAATAGAAAAACAGATGATACTCTTCTTCTAAGACATTTGACAGCATGTTTTCTGCTATCAATAATGAATCAAAGACCAAAAAACTAGTTAAAAATTTCTTTATAGCCTATATAGACAAACATATGTTTGTATTTCTGTGTTTTGTAGACCTCAGGCAGGCCACCAGCATATTCTGACATTGTCACAGTTCCTTAGACTAAATAGTAAACATCAATCAGAGTTGGTTAGCAGCCAACAAGCCGTCGCCAGATTTAATTTCAAAGTTCAGTCCTGATATGATACTGTTCCAACAAAATGTAATTTTTATATTGTTTAATGACAAACTGCTGACTCAGATTGTGTTCCTAACAGAAGATTTAAATTGATGTGTAGCCCATCGGTGCTTTTGGTTAGTGATTATCCAATGTATTATCATACTATAAATACTCTCAGTACTTCCTGCTACATCTGGAATGCAAACTCTTGACCAAAAAAGAACCTTATTTCTTAAATCAAAAACTGATCTTTTTCATTTATCAGTTGCAATGTAAAAGTTTCCTTGGCCAAAATCCTATAAGAACAGCCAATCTAAGCATGCTTCTGAATGTCTCCTCTATCAGACTTCAGTCACTTTaacaataatatttaaatttcagAATGAAACTGCCCTCACAGAATGATATCTATTCTCCCACATAATTACTCTGAAGAAATCTATAAAGTTAAGTTGGTAATAGAAACAAAAGTTCCCTCCATATCTAATAATTATTCCTTTAGATTCTTGAGTAGCTCTCAGCTGAGTGCAAGGGTGTACATCGGACATGGATCAAATGTTAGATAATAACTATTCTTTGTCGATAAATTCCTTAAACACTCTATTCTCCTTTATCAAGCACCAGTGTGCCTACAAAGATGGATGCCCTAATCTCAGAAGATACAAAAAGACAAGTTAATTTCTTGGTTAGGAAGGAATCCTACCGATAATAGCAATAAGAAAAGGACATGGAAAAAGACAGAAGCACGCATACCTATAGCGACCAATCGAAAAGCTCCTGGGCTCCATCTAGCAGCTCCTTATTCCCGTTGCAGGAGTGCACCGTCCGGAACTGCTCGACGCCGAGCTTGCGCGTGATCCACCCGACCTGGAAGTATATATACTGGGAGGGTGGGAGGTCGACCTTGATGGCGTCGACGTCCATCCAAATCAGGAAACGGCGAACCTTGACTCCTTTGAGGTCCTCGATGCCGCCGTACCTGACGACGCCTGAGACCTTGGTCTCATAGTAGACGAGGTACTCGAAGTCGACGTAGCAAGGGCCGTAGAGATCGACAGAGAAGCTTCCGTTGGAACTCAGGGAGAAGGCCTTGACCGTGTCGGGGAGGAGGCCCGGGGGGAGGCCGTACTGGGGCAGGAGATCGTAGATGGTGGTGCCGTTAGAAGCCGAGGAGAGGTCTTCGGCGGCGGCGAGTGAGAGAAGGAGAAGataggagaggaggaggaagaagaagaaaaagtgagaagaagacgaggaagaagagaagatcgCCATGGCGTCCTGGAGAACGAGTCGGGTCGAGATTTGGGGAGGAAAGTTCGAGGTTTCGCTGCGTAGTTGCGTTTGTTTCGGGGCGTTTCGCCGTTTTGGATCTTTTCCAGAtcataattaaatctaaatttaaggGCCCATCTGTTATTCGTTCAACGGACCGGGCCTAATTTAACGGGCGGAAACCGAAGCCCATACCCGTTAATCCGCAACGAAagattcaaaattttttttttaggttcCAATTCCAACCCTTCGCTCTTTAATTCTCCTTTCCGATCCGACGCCTTCCCTCCGGTTCCACCTCGGGGCAGCGCGCCGGCTTCCTCCTCCGCCACGGAGTCTCCTCCGACGAAGAAGCGGCGAGTCTCCGACGAAGCGCCTCCGCCATTCTACAAGGCCCTCCTGTGCCTCGACTTCATCGCCACCGGGTGCTGCCCCTACGGGGATTCCTGCACCTACGCGCACGGCCGAGACTACCTCCGCCAGGATCCGAGGATAAAAAGGGTGGATTCTGTTGTTCACCTAGGAGCTCCGGCGGTTTGGGCTCCTTCGGCATGGGACAGCCGCCGGTCGCCGGATAGGAAGGATCCCCAAGAGCGACGGGAGCTAGGGCCGCCGCGTTTAGGGAGGTATGCCACCTCTTTAGTTGAATTTCCAATGGGATTTTGCATATAAGTTaattgtaaattaaaaaaaaaaaaaagcagtcTGTACACAAAGCTCCGGGCAAAAGACTATTTCTAAAATTCAAATATATGATCTCTACATCATATAACGTCTTTACTGTTACGCCAAGCCTTCTAAATTAATTGTAAATAACTGTTCATTAAGTTGTATGGTTGAACTGATATAAAGATTATGTTTCTTGATTATAGTTCATCAGTGTCACGTTATTTATCATGCTTTTATCACTTGTTTCATGGCCTGGTGCTTGTTTGCTCCTGTGATACTATTTTCAATAGGAACTACTCAAATGGTTGCTGGTTTAGTCACTTAATTTGTGTGCCTATTTCTGTCTAAAATAAGCATTTTTCGAATGTTCATTTTTTGATGTTATCCAAGTTTACCTCTTATAACAAACAAATAATTGTTCCCAACAAAAAATTATGTATATAAAAGAGTCGAATCTATACACTTCGCAACATGTAAAGGCAGTAGAGTCAATATCAAAGAATAAATGAATGGAGTGAAGTCAATACATCCAAAACAAATAGTTGATGTAGCAATCGATCACATCAGAAGCACCTGAAGCCAGGGCAAATTGATAAGATTATGAGCAGAATAAGGAGACCGATGATGCCGAAAACAGCCAACTTTATCTTCATATTGTCTACCCACATTTTCCTTTTCAGCTTTGTGCCTTGTTGCCTGAAATCTTGTGCCTGAAATATCACAACATAGCATATCAACTAGAGAGCTACGATCATGGAATGATTGTGTAATGAGACGAATAGGTTCAGATATGAAAGAGGCCATGACTTCTTTTGCAAATTAAAAGCAGCATAACTTGCTACTTTGATGGCAATTACCTCCACATATATGACAAATAAATGTTCAACTCATACCTGGGAGCGAAGATCTTCAGTTTTGTCGACGAGAAGTTCAATTTTCTCACCCCGCTCAAGAACCTAAAACCAACAAAAAATGGGAAAGAATAATCAGATGCCAGCAGCATATATTAGCAATCAAACAGGGGAAACAAAATCACCTTCTCAATGTTCTCCATCATGACTCCTTTTACTTCAGAAACTTGAGCTTTCACTTTGGCTATCTTGTTTATCTCTTCGGGGTGATCAATACAGAATTGCATGTGCTCTTTAAGCTTTGACCTGAACAaaaacaaaaattcaaaattaactgcAGTTACAAATGACAATAACTAGTTTAGGGAAAGCAAACTGTACTTGTATTCTCGGTTTAGGCCATTGGCTGTTGCAGTTGCTGCTTTTGCTCCATATTTTTTACTGA contains:
- the LOC122008701 gene encoding uncharacterized protein LOC122008701, producing MAIFSSSSSSSHFFFFFLLLSYLLLLSLAAAEDLSSASNGTTIYDLLPQYGLPPGLLPDTVKAFSLSSNGSFSVDLYGPCYVDFEYLVYYETKVSGVVRYGGIEDLKGVKVRRFLIWMDVDAIKVDLPPSQYIYFQVGWITRKLGVEQFRTVHSCNGNKELLDGAQELFDWSL
- the LOC122011478 gene encoding putative vesicle-associated membrane protein 726 — its product is MGQQTLIYSFVARGTVILVEYTAFTGNFTSVASQCLQKLPSSNNRFTYNCDGHTFNYLVENGFTYCVVAVESAGKQTPMALLERVKEDFSKKYGAKAATATANGLNREYKSKLKEHMQFCIDHPEEINKIAKVKAQVSEVKGVMMENIEKVLERGEKIELLVDKTEDLRSQAQDFRQQGTKLKRKMWVDNMKIKLAVFGIIGLLILLIILSICPGFRCF